Proteins found in one Cellulomonas palmilytica genomic segment:
- the ruvB gene encoding Holliday junction branch migration DNA helicase RuvB codes for MTERFPAESLVHAGADDLERAAEAALRPRRLAEFVGQRVVREQLSVVLDAARARGRAPDHVLLSGPPGLGKTTLAMIIAAELGTSLRVTSGPAIQHAGDLAAVLSSLEEGEVLFLDEIHRIARPAEELLYVAMEDFRVDVVVGKGAGASAIPLSLPPFTVVGATTRAGLLPAPLRDRFGFTGHLDFYDADELEQVLLRSAGLLGVRLAGAAAREIASRSRGTPRIANRLLRRVRDWAEVRGDGTLSLAAARAALEVYEVDERGLDRLDRSVLEALCLRFGGGPVGLTTLAVAVGEEPETVETVAEPFLVREGLVGRTPRGRVALPSAWSHLGLAPPQDPGTLFA; via the coding sequence TGACCGAGCGCTTCCCCGCGGAGTCGCTCGTGCACGCAGGCGCGGACGACCTGGAGCGCGCCGCCGAGGCGGCGCTGCGCCCGCGGCGGCTCGCGGAGTTCGTCGGACAGCGGGTGGTGCGCGAGCAGCTCTCGGTGGTCCTGGATGCCGCGCGCGCCCGTGGGCGGGCGCCCGACCACGTGCTGCTGTCCGGCCCGCCCGGACTGGGCAAGACGACGCTCGCGATGATCATCGCGGCCGAGCTCGGCACGTCCCTGCGGGTGACGAGCGGTCCGGCGATCCAGCACGCGGGCGACCTCGCGGCCGTGCTCTCCTCGCTCGAGGAGGGCGAGGTGCTGTTCCTCGACGAGATCCACCGCATCGCGCGCCCCGCCGAGGAGCTGCTGTACGTGGCGATGGAGGACTTCCGCGTCGACGTCGTGGTCGGCAAGGGCGCGGGGGCGTCCGCGATCCCGCTGTCGCTCCCGCCGTTCACCGTGGTCGGCGCCACCACGCGCGCCGGCCTGCTGCCGGCGCCGCTGCGCGACCGCTTCGGCTTCACGGGCCACCTGGACTTCTACGACGCCGACGAGCTCGAGCAGGTGCTGCTGCGCTCGGCCGGGCTGCTCGGTGTGCGGCTCGCGGGTGCCGCGGCGCGGGAGATCGCGTCGCGCTCGCGCGGCACGCCCCGCATCGCGAACCGCCTCCTGCGGCGCGTGCGGGACTGGGCCGAGGTGCGCGGCGACGGCACCCTGAGCCTCGCCGCGGCGCGCGCCGCGCTGGAGGTGTACGAGGTCGACGAGCGCGGCCTCGATCGCCTCGACCGGTCGGTGCTCGAGGCGCTGTGCCTGCGGTTCGGCGGCGGGCCGGTCGGCCTCACGACGCTCGCGGTCGCCGTGGGCGAGGAGCCCGAGACCGTGGAGACGGTCGCCGAGCCCTTCCTGGTGCGCGAGGGGCTCGTCGGACGCACGCCACGCGGTCGGGTGGCGCTGCCGTCCGCCTGGTCCCACCTGGGGCTCGCACCGCCGCAGGACCCGGGGACCCTGTTCGCCTGA
- the secF gene encoding protein translocase subunit SecF yields the protein MAAGFAQWGNDLYTGRRSYDIVGRRRIFYVVSAVLVLISGFLLFKPGLNPGIEFRGGSEFVVSGIEGDRDQQLAIDTVLGVAGNESPEVTNLGADSLRIQVAELPDEELKEIAAALQSAFDVSADDITTQFVGPTWGADVSSKAVSGIVVFLVFVSLVMTAYFRNWRMALAAIIALLHDLVITVGLYAGVGWEVTPATVIGFLTILGYSIYDTVVVFDKVRENTADTLDQTRFTYAEKANLAVNQTLVRSINTSVVALLPVSAILFVGAFVLGAGTLRDIALALFVGMLVGAYSSIFLATPLEVSLREREPRIKAHTAKVLASRVPGAEGEAVAVASAARAAGQLRPGAHQGQAAQPKRRKPAR from the coding sequence ATGGCCGCCGGATTCGCCCAGTGGGGCAACGACCTGTACACGGGCCGTCGTTCGTACGACATCGTCGGCCGCCGCAGGATCTTCTACGTGGTCTCGGCGGTCCTCGTCCTGATCTCGGGCTTCCTGCTGTTCAAGCCCGGGCTCAACCCGGGCATCGAGTTCCGCGGCGGGTCGGAGTTCGTCGTCTCGGGCATCGAGGGTGACCGGGACCAGCAGCTCGCGATCGACACGGTGCTGGGGGTGGCGGGCAACGAGTCGCCCGAGGTGACCAACCTCGGCGCCGACTCGCTGCGCATCCAGGTCGCCGAGCTGCCGGACGAGGAGCTCAAGGAGATCGCGGCGGCGCTGCAGAGCGCGTTCGACGTCTCCGCGGACGACATCACGACGCAGTTCGTCGGCCCGACGTGGGGCGCGGACGTGTCCAGCAAGGCCGTCAGCGGCATCGTCGTGTTCCTCGTGTTCGTCTCGCTCGTCATGACCGCGTACTTCCGGAACTGGCGCATGGCGCTCGCCGCGATCATCGCGCTGCTGCACGACCTGGTGATCACGGTCGGCCTCTACGCGGGCGTCGGCTGGGAGGTCACGCCCGCCACGGTGATCGGCTTCCTGACGATCCTCGGGTACTCGATCTACGACACGGTCGTCGTGTTCGACAAGGTGCGTGAGAACACCGCGGACACGCTCGACCAGACGCGGTTCACGTACGCCGAGAAGGCCAACCTGGCGGTCAACCAGACGCTGGTGCGGTCGATCAACACGTCCGTGGTGGCGCTCCTGCCGGTGTCCGCGATCCTGTTCGTCGGTGCGTTCGTCCTCGGTGCCGGCACGCTGCGTGACATCGCGCTCGCGCTGTTCGTCGGCATGCTCGTCGGCGCGTACTCGTCGATCTTCCTCGCGACGCCGCTCGAGGTGAGCCTGCGCGAGCGTGAGCCGCGCATCAAGGCGCACACGGCGAAGGTCCTCGCGTCGCGCGTCCCGGGCGCCGAGGGCGAGGCCGTCGCGGTCGCGTCCGCCGCGCGGGCCGCCGGCCAGCTGCGTCCGGGTGCGCACCAGGGCCAGGCCGCCCAGCCGAAGCGGCGCAAGCCCGCCCGATGA
- the secD gene encoding protein translocase subunit SecD: protein MAPPTRRRRPVRTLITLVVIVLLPFIAVFIGTKTSDATWTPKLALDLEGGTQIILTPVTTDGREPTSEDITQAINVIRQRVDGSGVAEAEISSQGGNNIVVAIPGKASEETIAAVSRSSHMEFRPVLVEEVAVPAQPTTEPSVDPSADPSTDPDAEPTGEAEEEPTAEPTSADATVEPAPTSSTDTTADATDDESAPAVAATAEPTQDATAEPTQDATEEPTPAATAPSEPSSASDAAYWITDEIQAQYDALDCTDPASLAGGISGDPDKAFVTCGVDSEGNASMLKYILGPVEIDGSEISSAGSGLETLANGAIGSRWIVNMEFTSTGGKQFADVTTRLASLSTPLNQFAMVLDGLVISAPSVDETIPNGKAQISGSFNQTTAASLANRLNFGSLPLNFEVQSEQQISATLGTEQLQKGLLAGVIGLLLVVLYSLIQYRALGLLTVASLLIAATLTFGVIAMLSWTQGYRLSLPGVAGLIVAIGITADSFIVYFERIRDELREGRTLGAAVERGWARARRTILASDAVNLIAAIVLYFLAVGGVRGFAFTLGLTTVIDVIVVFLFTHPMMELLAKTRFFNEGHPASGLDPRRLGVPGTRYVGRGKVAMGRREDTEPGEAPVAAEVRTPVASGVGGRGDGLTIAQRKAAQRAAQQRSTQDAADAPIDDATGDSPAEGSER from the coding sequence TTGGCCCCACCCACACGCCGCCGCCGGCCGGTCCGCACGCTGATCACCCTTGTGGTCATCGTGCTCCTGCCGTTCATCGCGGTCTTCATCGGTACGAAGACGTCCGACGCGACCTGGACGCCCAAGCTCGCCCTCGACCTCGAGGGCGGGACGCAGATCATCCTGACCCCGGTGACCACCGACGGCCGTGAGCCGACGTCGGAGGACATCACCCAGGCGATCAACGTCATCAGGCAGCGGGTCGACGGGTCCGGCGTCGCCGAGGCGGAGATCTCCAGCCAGGGCGGCAACAACATCGTCGTCGCGATCCCCGGCAAGGCGTCCGAGGAGACCATCGCGGCGGTCAGCCGGTCGTCGCACATGGAGTTCCGGCCGGTGCTGGTCGAGGAGGTCGCGGTCCCCGCGCAGCCGACCACCGAGCCGAGCGTCGACCCGAGCGCGGACCCCAGCACGGACCCCGACGCCGAGCCGACGGGTGAGGCCGAGGAGGAGCCGACCGCCGAGCCGACGTCCGCCGACGCGACGGTCGAGCCCGCCCCCACGTCGTCGACCGACACGACCGCCGACGCGACGGACGACGAGAGCGCGCCCGCGGTCGCCGCGACGGCCGAGCCGACGCAGGACGCCACCGCGGAGCCGACGCAGGACGCGACCGAGGAGCCCACGCCGGCCGCGACGGCCCCGAGCGAGCCGAGCTCCGCCAGCGACGCGGCGTACTGGATCACGGACGAGATCCAGGCGCAGTACGACGCGCTCGACTGCACCGACCCGGCGAGCCTCGCCGGCGGCATCTCGGGTGACCCGGACAAGGCGTTCGTCACGTGCGGCGTCGACTCCGAGGGCAACGCCTCGATGCTCAAGTACATCCTCGGCCCGGTCGAGATCGACGGCTCCGAGATCTCGTCCGCCGGCTCCGGCCTCGAGACCCTCGCGAACGGTGCGATCGGCAGCCGTTGGATCGTCAACATGGAGTTCACGTCGACGGGTGGGAAGCAGTTCGCGGACGTCACGACCAGGCTCGCGTCGCTCTCGACCCCGCTGAACCAGTTCGCGATGGTCCTCGACGGGCTCGTGATCTCGGCGCCGAGCGTCGACGAGACGATCCCGAACGGCAAGGCGCAGATCTCGGGCAGCTTCAACCAGACGACCGCGGCGTCGCTCGCGAACCGGCTGAACTTCGGTTCGCTGCCGCTGAACTTCGAGGTGCAGTCGGAGCAGCAGATCTCCGCGACGCTCGGCACCGAGCAGCTCCAGAAGGGTCTGCTCGCGGGCGTCATCGGTCTGCTGCTGGTCGTCCTGTACTCGCTGATCCAGTACCGCGCGCTCGGGCTGCTGACGGTCGCGTCGCTGCTCATCGCCGCGACGCTCACGTTCGGCGTGATCGCGATGCTCTCCTGGACGCAGGGCTACCGCCTGTCGCTGCCGGGCGTCGCGGGTCTGATCGTGGCGATCGGTATCACGGCGGACTCGTTCATCGTCTACTTCGAGCGCATCCGTGACGAGCTGCGTGAGGGCCGCACGCTCGGCGCCGCGGTCGAGCGCGGCTGGGCGCGGGCCCGCCGCACGATCCTGGCGTCCGACGCGGTCAACCTCATCGCGGCGATCGTCCTGTACTTCCTCGCGGTCGGCGGTGTGCGCGGTTTCGCGTTCACGCTGGGTCTGACCACGGTCATCGACGTCATCGTGGTGTTCCTGTTCACGCACCCGATGATGGAGCTGCTCGCGAAGACCCGGTTCTTCAACGAGGGCCACCCGGCCTCCGGTCTCGACCCGCGGCGCCTCGGTGTCCCGGGCACGCGCTACGTCGGTCGCGGCAAGGTCGCGATGGGCCGTCGCGAGGACACCGAGCCCGGCGAGGCGCCCGTGGCCGCCGAGGTCCGGACGCCGGTGGCGTCCGGCGTCGGCGGGCGCGGCGACGGACTGACGATCGCGCAGCGCAAGGCGGCGCAGCGTGCGGCGCAGCAGCGCTCCACGCAGGACGCCGCCGACGCACCGATCGACGACGCGACCGGCGACTCGCCGGCCGAGGGGAGCGAGCGCTGA
- a CDS encoding adenine phosphoribosyltransferase codes for MSETVTGDPARDAVARRVTELVRLVPDYPQPGVLFRDITPLLADARAFADVVTAMASVAGEVDLVAGMEARGFLLAAPVATALGAGLVPVRKAGKLPGPTASATYALEYGEAEIEIHPATITPGARVLVVDDVLATGGTAAATVGLLRSCGADVVGLSFLVELAGLGGRAHLPGLAVDTVVTVD; via the coding sequence ATGAGCGAGACCGTCACCGGTGACCCGGCACGCGACGCCGTCGCGCGCCGGGTCACCGAGCTCGTCCGGCTCGTACCCGACTATCCGCAGCCGGGGGTCCTGTTCCGGGACATCACCCCGCTGCTCGCCGACGCCCGGGCGTTCGCGGACGTCGTGACGGCCATGGCGTCGGTCGCGGGGGAGGTCGACCTCGTCGCGGGGATGGAGGCGCGCGGCTTCCTGCTCGCGGCTCCCGTCGCGACCGCGCTCGGCGCCGGACTCGTGCCGGTCCGCAAGGCCGGCAAGCTGCCCGGGCCGACCGCGTCGGCCACGTACGCGCTCGAGTACGGCGAGGCCGAGATCGAGATCCACCCGGCGACGATCACGCCCGGCGCGCGGGTGCTCGTCGTGGACGACGTGCTCGCGACGGGCGGCACCGCCGCCGCGACGGTCGGCCTGCTGCGGTCCTGCGGCGCGGACGTCGTCGGGCTGTCGTTCCTCGTGGAGCTCGCGGGTCTCGGCGGGCGCGCCCACCTGCCGGGCCTGGCCGTCGACACGGTCGTCACCGTCGACTGA
- a CDS encoding RelA/SpoT family protein: MAEDLVAPAAGDRSPSAAQPTGPAPATGEQSGSSASRVRARLTRFGGTRGPAYPALEPVLQAARANHPKADLGTVERAYVVAERAHRGQLRKSGDPYITHPVAVATILAELGMTPSTLVAALLHDTVEDTEYSLEQLRREFGPEVAMLVDGVTKLDKVTYGDAAQAETVRKMVVAMAHDIRVLVIKLADRLHNARTWKFVPAASAEKKARETLEIYAPLAHRLGMNTIKWELEDLSFATLYPKVYDEIVHLVAERAPAREEYLAVVRDQVGADLRAAKIKATVTGRPKHYYSIYQKMIVRGRDFADIYDLVGVRVLVDTVRDCYAALGALHARWNPVPGRFKDYIAMPKFNLYQSLHTTVIGPGGKPVEIQIRTHDMHRRAEYGVAAHWKYKENAKNSGGAQAEAPAGGDMAWLRQLVDWQRETADPTEFLDSLRFEIAGSEVYVFTPKGDVIALPQGSTPVDFAYAVHTEVGHRTMGARVNGRLVPLDSTLENGDVVDVFTSKSETAGPSRDWLGFVKSPRARNKIRQWFSKERREEAIEHGKDSIAKAMRKQNLPMQRLLSHESLVALATEMRFADVSALYAAVGEGQVAASTVVQRLVQALGGETGAEEDLAETARPGPTARRVRTGDPGVVVRGVDDVWVKLAKCCTPVPGDDIVGFVTRGAGVSVHRTDCINVEQLRQQPERMVDVEWSHTSSSLFLVQIQVEALDRARLLSDVTRVLSDHHVNILSASVSTSRDRVAMSRFVFEMAEPSHLASVLAAVRKIEGVFDVYRITGARPDDALR; encoded by the coding sequence GTGGCCGAGGACCTCGTCGCGCCCGCCGCGGGCGATCGGTCGCCGTCAGCGGCCCAGCCCACCGGGCCGGCGCCAGCGACCGGCGAGCAGTCGGGCTCGTCGGCGTCCCGCGTACGCGCGCGCCTGACGAGGTTCGGCGGGACGCGCGGTCCCGCGTACCCGGCGCTCGAGCCGGTCCTGCAGGCCGCACGCGCGAACCACCCGAAGGCCGACCTCGGCACGGTCGAGCGCGCGTACGTCGTCGCGGAGCGCGCGCACCGCGGCCAGCTCCGCAAGAGCGGCGACCCGTACATCACGCACCCGGTCGCGGTCGCGACGATCCTCGCCGAGCTCGGCATGACGCCCTCGACGCTCGTCGCGGCGCTCCTGCACGACACGGTCGAGGACACCGAGTACTCGCTCGAGCAGCTGCGGCGCGAGTTCGGTCCCGAGGTCGCGATGCTCGTCGACGGCGTGACGAAGCTCGACAAGGTCACGTACGGCGACGCGGCGCAGGCCGAGACGGTGCGCAAGATGGTCGTCGCGATGGCGCACGACATCCGCGTCCTCGTCATCAAGCTCGCCGACCGCCTGCACAACGCCCGCACCTGGAAGTTCGTCCCGGCGGCGTCCGCGGAGAAGAAGGCGCGCGAGACGCTCGAGATCTACGCGCCGCTGGCCCACCGCCTCGGCATGAACACGATCAAGTGGGAGCTCGAGGACCTGTCGTTCGCGACGCTCTACCCGAAGGTCTACGACGAGATCGTGCACCTCGTCGCCGAGCGTGCGCCGGCCCGCGAGGAGTACCTCGCGGTCGTCCGGGACCAGGTCGGTGCCGACCTGCGTGCGGCGAAGATCAAGGCGACCGTGACCGGTCGCCCGAAGCACTACTACTCGATCTACCAGAAGATGATCGTGCGCGGCCGCGACTTCGCCGACATCTACGACCTGGTGGGTGTGCGCGTCCTGGTCGACACGGTCCGTGACTGCTACGCGGCGCTCGGTGCGCTGCACGCGCGGTGGAACCCGGTGCCCGGCCGGTTCAAGGACTACATCGCGATGCCCAAGTTCAACCTGTACCAGTCGCTGCACACCACCGTGATCGGCCCCGGCGGCAAGCCCGTCGAGATCCAGATCCGCACGCACGACATGCACCGGCGCGCGGAGTACGGCGTCGCGGCGCACTGGAAGTACAAGGAGAACGCGAAGAACAGCGGGGGAGCGCAGGCCGAGGCGCCCGCCGGCGGCGACATGGCGTGGCTGCGCCAGCTCGTCGACTGGCAGCGCGAGACGGCCGACCCCACGGAGTTCCTCGACTCGCTGCGGTTCGAGATCGCCGGGTCCGAGGTGTACGTCTTCACACCCAAGGGCGACGTCATCGCGCTGCCGCAGGGGTCGACACCCGTCGACTTCGCGTACGCGGTGCACACCGAGGTCGGCCACCGGACCATGGGCGCACGCGTCAACGGGCGGCTCGTCCCGCTCGACTCGACGCTCGAGAACGGCGACGTCGTCGACGTCTTCACCTCGAAGTCCGAGACCGCCGGCCCGAGCCGGGACTGGCTGGGCTTCGTCAAGAGCCCCCGTGCGCGCAACAAGATCCGCCAGTGGTTCTCCAAGGAGCGCCGCGAGGAGGCCATCGAGCACGGCAAGGACTCGATCGCCAAGGCGATGCGCAAGCAGAACCTGCCGATGCAGCGCCTGCTGTCGCACGAGTCGCTCGTCGCGCTCGCCACGGAGATGCGGTTCGCGGACGTGTCCGCGCTCTACGCCGCGGTCGGCGAGGGCCAGGTCGCCGCGTCCACCGTCGTGCAGCGACTCGTGCAGGCGCTCGGCGGTGAGACGGGAGCCGAGGAGGACCTCGCCGAGACGGCTCGTCCCGGCCCGACCGCCCGCCGGGTGCGCACGGGCGACCCCGGCGTCGTCGTCCGCGGTGTCGACGACGTGTGGGTCAAGCTCGCCAAGTGCTGCACGCCCGTACCCGGGGACGACATCGTCGGCTTCGTGACGCGCGGCGCCGGCGTGAGCGTGCACCGCACCGACTGCATCAACGTCGAGCAGCTGCGCCAGCAGCCCGAGCGCATGGTCGACGTCGAGTGGAGCCACACGTCCTCGTCGCTGTTCCTCGTGCAGATCCAGGTCGAGGCGCTCGACCGGGCGCGGCTGCTCTCGGACGTCACACGGGTCCTGTCGGACCACCACGTGAACATCCTGTCGGCGTCCGTCTCGACGTCGCGTGACCGGGTGGCGATGTCGCGGTTCGTGTTCGAGATGGCCGAGCCCTCGCACCTCGCGTCGGTGCTCGCGGCGGTGCGCAAGATCGAGGGCGTGTTCGACGTGTACCGCATCACCGGGGCGCGCCCCGACGACGCGCTGCGCTGA
- the yajC gene encoding preprotein translocase subunit YajC, with protein sequence MTLLSAAPAADTAAATTGGGGYSMYLILILAVAAFWFMSRKSRKQQRAQQEFRSTLQPGDEVMTASGMIGVVVDVDDDTITLESAPGSRTRWVRAAIAKKVEAPVADDQPSDEDGTEDDEPADQLDDEPIDVPDDLSSLPPTRGDDDTDRK encoded by the coding sequence GTGACTCTGCTCAGCGCCGCGCCCGCGGCCGACACCGCGGCCGCCACCACCGGTGGCGGCGGCTACTCGATGTACCTGATCCTCATCCTCGCGGTCGCCGCGTTCTGGTTCATGTCGCGCAAGAGCCGCAAGCAGCAGCGCGCGCAGCAGGAGTTCCGCAGCACCCTCCAGCCCGGGGACGAGGTCATGACCGCCTCCGGGATGATCGGTGTCGTCGTCGACGTGGACGACGACACGATCACGCTCGAGTCGGCGCCGGGCAGCCGCACCCGGTGGGTCCGCGCCGCGATCGCCAAGAAGGTCGAGGCGCCCGTCGCCGACGACCAGCCGTCCGACGAGGACGGCACCGAGGACGACGAGCCCGCCGACCAGCTCGACGACGAGCCGATCGACGTGCCCGACGACCTGTCGTCGCTGCCGCCCACCCGGGGCGACGACGACACCGACCGGAAGTAG